A segment of the Longimicrobiales bacterium genome:
AGCAGCCACGTCAGCACGGCTGTTCGCCAACATCGTCGCAACCAAGAAGCAGCGCCAGTCATGACCGTGACGTTGGCGGCCTGGCCTACGAGGTCCAGGAGAGGCTGTCGGATCACCGAGCCGCGCAACGGCCTCACCGATGCGCGGCTCCACCTGATCGATCTCGACAACCTGCACTGCGGGCCGTACCCGTCGGACCGGATCATCGAACTCGTCCGCACCGACTACGAGCGGATCGGTTTCAGCCTGGGAGACCTTCTCTTCGCGGCGTGTCATCACCCGCCCGGGCGCAGGGCCGGCAGGGCCCAGAACCGCACGTTCAAGCTGCGCCAGTCCTGGCCGAAGTGCTCGATGCGCCTTGCC
Coding sequences within it:
- a CDS encoding NYN domain-containing protein → SSHVSTAVRQHRRNQEAAPVMTVTLAAWPTRSRRGCRITEPRNGLTDARLHLIDLDNLHCGPYPSDRIIELVRTDYERIGFSLGDLLFAACHHPPGRRAGRAQNRTFKLRQSWPKCSMRLAHGVDGADLELLANADTFLANGDVASRFEDVVIASGDHIFAPAARRFRQAGLTVHSVVSLEQSLARELREEINGCIWLLPAGICIRHDHARLDGLQHALAASTN